A genomic region of Zalophus californianus isolate mZalCal1 chromosome 11, mZalCal1.pri.v2, whole genome shotgun sequence contains the following coding sequences:
- the NXPE4 gene encoding LOW QUALITY PROTEIN: NXPE family member 4 (The sequence of the model RefSeq protein was modified relative to this genomic sequence to represent the inferred CDS: inserted 1 base in 1 codon) produces CYLSSLLKEVTPRKSVDLHESGKLQHQLAVDLDEKINIQWQKHGYPLVGSLSYSVKEIEYIARVIDRTGGGRNIIVVISLGQHFRPFPIDVFIRRTLNIHKAVQRLLLRSPDTMVIIKAENIREMHGDVERFSDFHGYVQYLAIKDIFQDLSXGIIDAWDITIAYGTNNVHPPHSVVRNQVSILLKYIC; encoded by the exons TGCTACTTGAGCTCTCTACTCAAGGAAGTTACAC CACGGAAGTCAGTGGATCTACATGAATCTGGAAAACTTCAACACCAACTTGCTGTGGACTTGGACGAGAAGATCAACATCCAGTGGCAAAAACATGGTTACCCTTTGGTTGGCTCATTGAGCTATTCAGTGAAAGAAATTGAGTACATCGCACGAGTCATTGACAGAactggaggaggaagaaacatTATCGTTGTAATTTCTCTGGGCCAGCATTTCAGACCCTTCCCCATTGATGTTTTTATCCGAAGGACCCTCAATATCCACAAAGCTGTTCAGCGTCTTCTTCTGAGAAGCCCAGACACTATGGTTATTATCAAGGCAGAAAACATCAGGGAGATGCACGGTGATGTGGAAAGATTCAGTGACTTTCATGGTTATGTCCAGTATCTTGCCATTAAGGATATTTTTCAAGACCTCA TGGGCATCATTGATGCCTGGGATATAACAATTGCATATGGCACAAATAATGTCCACCCACCTCACTCTGTAGTCAGAAATCAAGTTAGTATATTGCTAAAGTATATTTGCTAG